A region of Sugiyamaella lignohabitans strain CBS 10342 chromosome A, complete sequence DNA encodes the following proteins:
- the PLC2 gene encoding 1-phosphatidylinositol phosphodiesterase: MVDYSNWLRDVSDDTKLSTLSIPGTHNSAAYHMALPSVQCQDASITEQLENGVRFLDIRVSKNILHSDDQQYNLVVCHGKFPIKLLGNVELSEALDEVYKFLDSHRSETVIVSIKQEGSGTWDNDHDEFGNCIWDRYVNKNKDKWYLGTDIPKVGDTRGKAVLFRRFGVKDQQRKSQFGFEASWWTYNTSNDDRGNLQVQDWCEINKPEDIGTKANYVKEHIKRAVDYNSTNTDSQKLFVNFCSGSNFFDHECWPQKIAEGLDQDKIDETFGKGSGILVLDYAKTNDWRIVREYVNKNF, from the coding sequence ATGGTCGACTACAGCAATTGGCTCCGCGATGTCAGCGACGACACTAAACTGTCGACACTCTCGATCCCCGGCACTCATAACAGTGCTGCCTACCATATGGCTCTGCCCTCTGTCCAGTGTCAGGATGCCTCGATCACCGAGCAATTAGAGAACGGAGTTCGTTTCTTGGACATTCGAGTGTCCAAGAACATTCTTCACAGCGATGACCAGCAGTACAATTTGGTTGTTTGTCACGGCAAGTTCCCTATCAAGTTGCTGGGCAATGTCGAGCTTTCCGAGGCTCTGGACGAGGTGTACAAATTCCTGGACTCTCACCGATCCGAGACTGTCATTGTATCCATCAAGCAAGAGGGTTCTGGTACCTGGGACAACGATCATGACGAGTTTGGAAACTGCATTTGGGACAGATAcgtcaacaagaacaaggACAAGTGGTACCTTGGAACTGATATCCCCAAGGTCGGAGACACTCGAGGAAAGGCGGTTTTGTTCCGTCGATTCGGAGTCAAGGACCAGCAACGTAAGAGCCAGTTTGGTTTCGAGGCCTCGTGGTGGACTTATAACACCAGCAACGACGACCGCGGCAACCTGCAAGTGCAAGACTGGTgtgaaatcaacaaaccCGAGGACATTGGCACCAAAGCCAACTATGTCAAAGAGCACATCAAACGTGCTGTCGACTACAACTCCACCAACACCGACTCCCAAAAGCTGTTTGTCAACTTCTGCTCGGGTTCCAACTTCTTCGACCACGAATGCTGGCCCCAAAAGATCGCAGAGGGTCTCGACCAGGACAAAATCGACGAGACCTTCGGTAAGGGCAGCGGTATCCTCGTGCTCGACTACGCCAAAACAAACGACTGGCGAATCGTCCGCGAGTACGTCAACAAGAACTTCTAA
- the MET16 gene encoding phosphoadenylyl-sulfate reductase (thioredoxin) (3'-phosphoadenylsulfate reductase; reduces 3'-phosphoadenylyl sulfate to adenosine-3',5'-bisphosphate and free sulfite using reduced thioredoxin as cosubstrate, involved in sulfate assimilation and methionine metabolism; GO_component: GO:0005737 - cytoplasm [Evidence IC] [PMID 3060034]; GO_function: GO:0003824 - catalytic activity [Evidence IEA]; GO_function: GO:0016491 - oxidoreductase activity [Evidence IEA]; GO_function: GO:0004604 - phosphoadenylyl-sulfate reductase (thioredoxin) activity [Evidence IEA,IEA]; GO_function: GO:0004604 - phosphoadenylyl-sulfate reductase (thioredoxin) activity [Evidence IMP] [PMID 2203779]; GO_function: GO:0004604 - phosphoadenylyl-sulfate reductase (thioredoxin) activity [Evidence IDA] [PMID 3060034]; GO_process: GO:0008652 - cellular amino acid biosynthetic process [Evidence IEA]; GO_process: GO:0019344 - cysteine biosynthetic process [Evidence IEA,IEA]; GO_process: GO:0070814 - hydrogen sulfide biosynthetic process [Evidence IEA]; GO_process: GO:0008152 - metabolic process [Evidence IEA]; GO_process: GO:0009086 - methionine biosynthetic process [Evidence IEA,IEA]; GO_process: GO:0055114 - oxidation-reduction process [Evidence IEA,IEA]; GO_process: GO:0019379 - sulfate assimilation, phosphoadenylyl sulfate reduction by phosphoadenylyl-sulfate reductase (thioredoxin) [Evidence IEA]; GO_process: GO:0019379 - sulfate assimilation, phosphoadenylyl sulfate reduction by phosphoadenylyl-sulfate reductase (thioredoxin) [Evidence IMP] [PMID 197388]; GO_process: GO:0019379 - sulfate assimilation, phosphoadenylyl sulfate reduction by phosphoadenylyl-sulfate reductase (thioredoxin) [Evidence IDA] [PMID 3060034]; GO_process: GO:0000096 - sulfur amino acid metabolic process [Evidence IMP] [PMID 1101032]) — translation MSPSVVASIPAQNTGGQVSETQTVPKVTFTAKQLEHINKFAENMSAEEIIRWSIMTIPGLYQTTAFGLTGLVTLDIISKLFPDTHPIDLVFVDTLHHFQETLDLIERIKVRYPNVKLHIYKPDGCETREDFTKEFGPELWETNDTFYDYLVKVEPVQRAYSELNISAVFTGRRKTQGGQRGSIPIIEVVENGLIKINPLANWSFDQVNEYIKKNDVPYNALLDQGYRSVGDYHSTVPVKDGEDERAGRWKGKKKTECGIHETSRFSEFLKNKTATTV, via the coding sequence ATGTCACCTTCAGTTGTAGCCTCAATTCCCGCTCAGAACACAGGGGGTCAGGTGTCGGAGACCCAGACAGTGCCTAAAGTCACTTTCACTGCCAAACAGTTAGAACATATTAACAAGTTTGCCGAAAACATGTCTGCCGAGGAGATTATTAGATGGTCTATTATGACCATCCCAGGTCTCTACCAAACTACTGCGTTTGGTTTGACTGGTCTTGTTACTTTGGATATCATTTCCAAGCTGTTTCCTGACACCCATCCCATCGACCTTGTTTTCGTCGACACTCTGcatcattttcaagaaacttTAGATTTGATTGAGCGTATCAAGGTGAGATATCCTAATGTTAAGCttcatatttataagcCCGACGGATGTGAGACCAGAGAAGATTTCACTAAAGAGTTCGGTCCCGAGCTCTGGGAGACCAATGATACCTTTTATGACTACCTCGTCAAGGTCGAGCCTGTTCAAAGAGCCTATAGCGAGCTCAACATCTCGGCTGTATTCACCGGCAGAAGAAAGACCCAAGGTGGTCAAAGAGGAAGCATTCCCATTATCGAGGTCGTTGAAAACGGGCTCATTAAAATCAACCCCCTAGCGAACTGGAGCTTCGACCAAGTCAACGAATACATCAAAAAGAACGACGTTCCATACAATGCATTGCTAGATCAGGGATACAGATCGGTCGGCGACTATCACTCGACTGTCCCTGTCAAGGACGGAGAAGACGAGCGTGCTGGACGTTGGAAGggcaagaagaagaccgAATGCGGCATCCACGAAACCTCGCGTTTCTCCGAGTTCCTCAAAAACAAGACCGCAACCACCGTTTAG
- the DPH2 gene encoding Dph2p (Protein required for synthesis of diphthamide; required along with Dph1p, Kti11p, Jjj3p, and Dph5p; diphthamide is a modified histidine residue of translation elongation factor 2 (Eft1p or Eft2p); may act in a complex with Dph1p and Kti11p; GO_component: GO:0005737 - cytoplasm [Evidence IEA,IEA,IEA]; GO_component: GO:0005737 - cytoplasm [Evidence IDA] [PMID 14562095]; GO_function: GO:0003674 - molecular_function [Evidence ND]; GO_process: GO:0017183 - peptidyl-diphthamide biosynthetic process from peptidyl-histidine [Evidence IEA,IEA]; GO_process: GO:0017183 - peptidyl-diphthamide biosynthetic process from peptidyl-histidine [Evidence IMP] [PMID 15485916]; GO_process: GO:0017183 - peptidyl-diphthamide biosynthetic process from peptidyl-histidine [Evidence IMP] [PMID 8406038]): MSEISIAAPVLSTESEFDKVALAARSRPSPSEDDLIKVYNLDQLVNKIVENDYKSIALQFPDDLIQDSTYISRFLSQQFLKLEGQQTRNVYILADTSYSPCCIDEVAAKHVNADVVVHFGNACLNPVRSFPVIYVFDSTVNVDMDLVETKFVEAFEEDPNQHILLVAETNYSIILNDLYERVKAKFPNCLPSSVNALHDDTQSDETTSAPTASCQSCSGSNGSSCCNATGNGSKDKSNCHSCSDKPSDTKTSPSVYFIPTLDIPALHTESTFLPTRRHPSLKTDLSDYKAFFITSPSPSSSFVLHLSTLVSSVTLLDVDTLKLSTPRTTLQKRYRYMNVARSASTIGLLINTLSLRNVNEVLARLKTWITQAGKKHYTFVVGKPNVPKLANFDVVDIWVVLGCSMGGIIVDCDKFYKPIITPYELNLALQSEVAWTGQWLIDFEAVLKMSSGEEDQVSSDISSDDDDAPVFDPISGKYVSTSKPLRRRAHIDIERDSSDTVNAPSDTSNSTNALATRLSSQLAIRGTVSTAAEYLHNKTTWNGLGSDFDESVDSSEGATVKEGRGGIARGYRVGETDRT; this comes from the coding sequence ATGTCGGAGATTTCGATAGCGGCGCCGGTGTTGTCGACGGAGTCCGAGTTTGATAAGGTTGCGTTGGCAGCACGATCGAGACCATCCCCCAGCGAGGATGACCTCATCAAAGTGTATAACCTGGATCAGCTAGTGAAcaaaattgttgaaaatgatTATAAGAGCATTGCTTTGCAGTTTCCAGACGACTTGATCCAGGATTCGACGTATATTTCCAGATTTCTGTCACAGCAATTCCTGAAACTCGAGGGTCAGCAAACTCGCAATGTGTATATTTTGGCCGATACCAGTTACTCGCCATGTTGTATCGACGAAGTGGCTGCTAAACACGTTAATGCCGATGTAGTGGTCCACTTTGGCAATGCTTGTCTCAATCCAGTGAGAAGTTTTCCTGTCATCTATGTGTTTGACTCTACTGTCAATGTGGATATGGACTTGGTTGAAACCAAGTTCGTCGAGGCTTTTGAGGAGGATCCCAACCAACATATTCTATTGGTGGCCGAGACAAACTATTCTATTATATTAAATGACCTTTATGAGAGGGTGAAAGCTAAGTTCCCTAACTGTCTCCCGAGTTCTGTCAATGCGTTGCATGATGATACTCAAAGTGATGAAACGACTTCAGCTCCAACTGCTTCCTGTCAGAGTTGCAGTGGTAGCAACGGCTCCTCATGTTGTAATGCAACAGGAAATGGATCAAAAGACAAATCCAACTGTCATAGCTGTAGCGACAAGCCATCTGATACCAAAACTTCACCATCTGTGTATTTTATTCCAACTCTTGATATACCTGCTTTGCATACGGAATCCACATTTCTTCCTACTCGCCGTCATCCTTCACTGAAAACGGACTTGTCCGACTATAAAGCCTTTTTTATTACCTCTCCTTCaccctcatcttcatttgtTTTGCATTTATCAACTCTAGTATCGTCTGTTACTTTATTGGATGTTGACACTCTCAAGTTATCCACGCCAAGGACTACATTACAGAAACGTTATAGATATATGAACGTCGCTCGGTCTGCATCCACCATCGGCCTTCTTATTAACACTCTCTCACTTCGAAACGTTAACGAAGTGCTTGCAAGACTCAAAACCTGGATTACTCAAGCCGGGAAAAAGCATTATACATTTGTCGTCGGCAAACCCAACGTTCCAAAGTTGGCTAATTTTGATGTCGTAGATATCTGGGTAGTCTTAGGATGTTCAATGGGCGGTATTATAGTGGATTGTGATAAGTTCTACAAGCCTATTATCACACCATATGAACTTAATTTAGCTCTTCAGAGCGAGGTTGCATGGACTGGCCAGTGGTTGATTGACTTTGAAGCTGTTCTTAAAATGTCGTCAGGGGAGGAAGACCAAGTGAGCAGTGATATAAGcagtgatgacgatgatgctCCAGTGTTTGATCCCATCAGTGGAAAGTACGTTTCGACATCAAAGCCGCTCAGACGTAGAGCTCACATTGATATTGAGCGCGATAGCTCTGACACTGTTAATGCACCGTCTGACACAAGCAATAGCACGAACGCATTAGCTACAAGATTATCATCCCAGTTAGCCATTAGAGGAACTGTATCTACTGCGGCCGAGTATCTTCATAATAAGACAACTTGGAATGGCTTGGGTAGTGATTTTGATGAATCTGTAGACTCTTCTGAGGGAGCTACTGTCAAAGAAGGAAGGGGAGGAATCGCCAGAGGCTATCGTGTTGGTGAGACAGATAGAACCTAG